A stretch of DNA from Sebastes fasciatus isolate fSebFas1 chromosome 16, fSebFas1.pri, whole genome shotgun sequence:
AACAAACCTGTCTCTGTCCAAAAAAATCCTCCTACTgccacctctaaagctcactaattattaacacattatatcttgtatatttacatatacatGCTTGTCATACTGGAAGAGAACAGAGTGGATGAAATGTTGAAAATTGTAAAAGTGGTCCTTTGAACTGGGATTGTGCAAGCTTATGAATATTTGTGTGAATaacaacatttttacatttgcCTAGAGAGCAGTAAATAAAAACacctatttatttgttttaatgttgtgttaatgttgTAATGGTGACTTTGGCCAAGGTTTGGGgatgttaaagttaaagtgagGCCTAGGCAtctgatgtattttttgtactaATGTGGACAGTAAATACTGACAtagtactcagttggttatgTATGTTTGTACTCATAACAGTGCCCAGGTTGCATGTATTGTACTGAGGATCTAAACACCAAAACATAAATGcatttgataaaaatgatctaTTTTCTCTATTGTTCACTGAGTAGCATGTACAGGGAAGTATTTGTAACACTGCACATTCTCATGACAATGCATCTCTGCTGTGATCATGTAGCCTATGCTACCTGTGAAAACCGACTAATACTTGTAGAAACATCTTATTAATGAAACTTAATCCTTATTCTTTGTCCTCTACCATCTATCCTTAAACCTCCTACTGTGTCTCAGCCTGGAAACGCAGCCAGATTTGTTCAAAGATTGCTGACCCACTTACTCAGACTTGTTTGGGACAGGGAATACATGCGGATGAGACAGCAGCTTTATTTTCAGACTGTGTGCATTTTACAGCCGTCTACAGAGCAAACTGTGCCACATGTTGTTTCTTAAGTGACCACAAGAGGCCGTGCTGGTTCCACCTCAAAACCAGTCACACTCCTTCATATGATCCATTTGTATTGAtcatttgttttcagttcaacCAGATCaaaaactttacattttaaaacaatatatacaaCAAATTTGACTTTTACAGTTAGTTATTTTAAAAGGAACTATCAAAGTCATTGTGCCAAGCAAAGAGAATATTGATTAAActgatttaaaacattaaactaACAAGATGCAAATGACTTATAGGACTTTATTAGATCCACACTAACTTCTCAACTGATCTGCATTCGGTTTATTTATTCCTACAGACTAGATGTCACATCAATCCCCTGaaaagatgtgaaaataaataatggcTTGAGCACTGTGTCGATTAGAGGAATGTATATATCACCTTTTACTGAATGCTATAATCCAAACAATGGTCAAATAAACATTTAGACATAACAATATGGACAAAACTAGACAATAAGAGATATCATATTAACACTGCCATACTAAATATAGTTCCCTGAAATATTTAATTCCCCTGAAtctattcattcatttacaATTATGTAATTGTTCTCAATGGCTTGATTGTCTTCAGCACTGCTGTTGACTGTGTTAAGGTTGTTAAAAAGTCACGTCCACCCACAAGATTGAACACTTTTAATGTGATTTTATAATAGAAACAACAACGCTACAGGGGAAGAATTATATTTGTTAGATTTTTTAATATGTTCTATAATATGtgttaaaaatatgttttttgaagTAATATGCAGGATAGTGGATACATTGaaagaggaaaatattgtacaCATTATTTACAATATTATTTATCTCCCAAACGTGAATGTGATAAACTATAACTATTTATAGAAATGTGATTtcctaatatttttttaaattatttttagcAGACTAGGGTGAGTCACTGTAGGTTGCTGCAAATCTGTTCCATTAAAAGATTATTATGCTGCATATAGAGGTGCGCTGCTTTAATCTGGATGAGATATTTATATAAAGCCAGATCATTCGGAATTCCAAATTTGGCCCTATTAATTATTTGTCTTTGCTGTTATGTAAACAGAGTCATCAGACAgcgaggaaaagagagagagagaggaagggagagctGTGTTTCAGGGTGGGTTGATGATGACAGCCCCTGGCCCTGCATTGCTGACGAAAGCTGCTTAGCTCCTCAGTTGCTATGGCAACCGGGGAGAGCAGCCAGACAAAAACGAGGCAAAGGGGAGGGGCTTTCAAGGGAGAAATAGAGGAGAAAGGGCTGGatgggagagacagacagagggagggataCAGACAACCGATAAAGAAACGCACCGAGAGCAACAGAGGTAAAGCAGACGGAGCTAGAGAGGAGGTCCGGATATAAATGCTCACTCCACTGGCTGGGGAATAATAACTGCAGCGAGTGACGGGAGAAAGGGGGAAACAGAGAGAAGATGGATGTACAAACGGAGAACACAGACCCCCCGCCTTCTGAGTCCCAGTCGAGTGGAAAAAGCAGAAAAGGATTCAAGCTGTTTGGCAAACGCAAGCCAGGTAACATCTTTTCTATACGAAGCAAAGGGGATGGGAACAACAAGTCACCTGTTATCAGGAGCAATACCTCAGATGGATTATCGGACACCGCACCAGATTCCGAGCAGGAGCCTGACACGGAAAAGGGACAGGAGGTGAGTCaaggagagagggagcaggcagaggaggagccGCTCGGTGAAGATGGCGTTATGGCTGCTTCCTCTGCTGCTCGCGCCTCCATTTCTTCAGTCAGCTCAGCCAAGTCCCTCAGCTTCCTGTCGCTGCTGCGGGGCGGCCGGAGAGGGGCGGGGGACCGCAGAGTCCACACCGTGTCCCAGCCGGCGAGTCGGCAACGTCGCGGGCTGAAGGCTCTCTTTGGCAGCGTTAAGTTCCGATCaaaagacaaagaggaggaagCCCCTCCGAGCCCACTTCTCATGTCGTCCCGCGCCAACAGCGTGGAAATCATCAAAGAGGACCTCACCCTCACCCCCAAATCCCAGCCTCGCTCTCTGGACAGCCCCGAAACTGAGAGCTGGGAGCCTGACAAGAGCTTAACGACACAGGACAGTGCAGCCACGTCCCCATCAGAGACCGTAACCCCCAAGGTGACGGCGGGCGATGTGAGTCGAACTAACGAGCATGTGCCGCCTTTCCCCATCTCTGAGACACCCTTGGTACCCGGTGATAACAGCCTGAGCTGCTTGCTGGCAGACATCTCCTCGCTCCTGACCTTTGACTCAATCACAGGAGGTGGAGACGTCATGGCCGACGTAGAGGCGGAGTGGGGAAAAGCCAGCAGTCCCGTCAACGTCCCGGTGACGGATTTCACGCCATCATCCATGTCTCTCTTCTCCAAGTCCACCATCTCATCTACAGCAAAACCCTCTCCTGTAGCCGTCCCGACAACGGCCTCGACCCAATCCTTCACTCTTCTGACAAAGACACCTCTAACCTCTTCTCCCAAGCCGAGCTCCATCATCACAACGTTGACCAAAACTTCCACTTTGACTACTCACTCAGTCAAATTGAGCTCGGACTCTACGCCAGCGTCTGAGCCTTCTGCTATCATTACAATTAAATCGACTCCTACGCACATCGCAACAAAACCCTCGACTCCTGTAACGTTAACAAGCTTTTCGGCCCACAAAATGTCTTCGGTGACAATTAAATCCACACTgagctccacctccaccactactaccacagCTCCACCATACACCCCGGCTGCTGTCATCAAGGCTCCCTCAATTAGTCCAACTCTTACCTGTAGGCCTATGGCTAGCAAATTGGCTTCAGAGATTGCAGCACCTCCTCAAATTATTGCGTCAGTAAGTAAACCCATCCCTGTAGTTACCCCAACTCCTGCGCCAGCTAAACCTCCACCAGTAACCCATAGCCCTCCCACCCCTGTTGCTTTTACCCAACCGCCACCTGCTAAATTGGATTTAACTTCCACTTCCTACAAACCTCTCTTAAGTTCAGCTGCAGGAGAATCTAAAGCCCCAGTGATTGTATCACCGGCCTGCGCTGTTACAACCAAACCCTCCTCTCCCGTACCGGTTATCCCGTCCAAGATTACACCGGTTCCCACATCAACTACGACCTCAGGCTCGGTATTTGTGGCCCTTTCCAAACCTACACTCACCTCTGGCCCAATGGACTTAACTAAGACCCCTCCCTCCCTTGTAAATGTTCCAGATATTTATCCTTCCTCTACCCCGACTGCCACAGCTAAAACCCAACCCAGTCCTGCATCTGTCCCAGCTCCAtcttcaacttctttagataAGATTCCTCCCATGACTAAACCCACTCCTGCACCGGTCTCTTTAGATAAGATGCCCCCTGTTCCCACACCAAACCCAACCCCTACCACTCATGCTCCACCTTCTACAGCACCAAcacctcctgctcctgctcaaATGCAAGTTTCTCAATCTAAAGCCCCTCCTGCTCCAGCTCAGATCCCAATTTCTGTATCTAAACCCCCTCCTGTCCCTGCTCTGATCCCAATTTCTGTAACTAAACCCCCTCCTGTCCCTGCTCAGATCCCAATTTCTGTAACTAAACCCCCTCCTGTCCCTGCACAGATCCCAATTTCTTTGTCTAAAGAGCCGCCTGCTCTTGCTCAAATTCAAGTTTCCCAATCTAAAGCCCCTCCTGTCCCTGCTCAGATCCCAGTTTCTGTATCTACTAACCTTCCTGCCCCCGTTCGTATCCCAGTTTCTGCACCAACCCCTGCCCCTTGCCCTGTCACCTCTCCTCCTTCTACTCCTACAACTTGGCCAAGTGAGGCCCCAGCCTCTGCTAAGATGAGAGGAAGTGGACAGGCATCAGTCGATGGGCAGCTGATTAGTCCCAGTAGCACAGGTACCCAGGGGGCCCAGACCGTGCCGTCAAAAACAGAAGAACTGCATAATGAGTCACGAACGAGCCTCCAGGGCACCCCAAGAGAAAGTAGGATACCACTAGTAAAGGCATCAGGACTTAGCAAGATACCTGTAGTCGGAGGGGGCAGAGCAGGCAAGCTACCTGTCCGGGACAGTCAACACGTCGATGATGAAGTGAGCAGGGACCCCCCTACTCCTGTGCTGGAAGAAGAGAGGCCCCATTTCAACTCACATGATGCAGGGAGTAAAGATAAAATCTGCGATGTCGAGGTTAATGTGCCCACCTCAAAACACACCCAGGAGGAAAGTCAGCATCTTCCCCAGCCGAAGGTCCTCACCAGTTTACCACGTGACTCGAAGATCCCTGTGAAGCACGGCGCCCAGTCTCACACTGCCTCCCAGATCCCTCTAGCTAAAGAACCGTCTCGCACCAAGATCCCAGTGTCCAAGGTTCCTGTCCGCAGGGCCGGTAACAAACCTGCAGCTGCCCagataagaaaataaaacaatggacttcAATCAATCAACGATACAGATTACGGCTTGGACTGCTGAACTTTTTCCCCCCCAatataacaacacaacaacccTTCTTTTCATATTTCTAGACTGTAACTCTTGGCTTCACTTATACACCATAAGCAACAATAACAGAGTCAAGGAGGCAACTCAAGCACAAAACATCTCCACAAGGAGCCGAAGCAACAAGCCTGGCTCTTTGGTGCTGAGGCAACTGGACATGCACTCAGGAAAGGTTTGGGGTCACACCCGAACACACAGCAGCATAACTAAGGATAAGCAAGATAAAAGCTCTTCTGGGAACacagtcatacacacacacacacaacacgggCAAGTGCCTTTATAAGGGTGCTTTTTTTGTCCGACTGACTCTCAGAATCAATCTTTTCTACAGTACTTTTAACTTTTGTTACTCCCACTTTTTGTAGGAACcgttttttgtctttctttccaGCAAGTCTCTTTGATAATAATAACCAGtccctttatttttatttatgtcagGAGAAGAACAGCGGGAGCTCTATAAATTAATGCAAAAACCAAATTTACATTCCACACCTATCTCTGGATGTATATGTAGCAGAAAAAAACGTGCCATTCATTTTTGCACAACATGTTGAACTGTACAGCGCCTGTTTGTCTGCCTGCTCATATGTAACGTGATCAGATCTCGCTGTGAACTATGGGAGAGACTGGTTTTGAGGGGGGAATGGAAATCACTCCTTCCAGTGGACAGCCATTATGAATTGCATCGTGGACGTTttgagtgagacagagaggatgCTGAGTTGAGATCTCTCGTACACTGGCACATCCTTATCCTTATCCCACTTATACTCAGATGAGAACAGTATCTCTGTGTATAGTCTCATCTATGTTGTCCTGTTTCCTATTTAATCAATAAAACAATATGAGTATTTGCAAGATGAGATCTGTTTAAATTGTGAATTATATTCTGCATGTTTTTAATACTGTGGCAGTTTGTAGACAGTTAAGAcaatttttatttatacatCATCTCTTGAGATAATTTTATGTGGAAGGAAATTACATAAGCTCAAAGTAGTAAACAAATATGACTAACATTTTATCTTTTCACTAATGGCTCACTGAGTGTCCTCAGAGGAGCATCATTCCGACATCATCCACACTCAAAGCTCACTGACCTGAAAAACGAGCACATGAATGTCAGCAGAGCCCGGCCAATCGGCTGCAAGGGAAAACGCTTAACATGCATACCTTACTATCAGGAAAAGGGGTTAGGGAATGTGTGTCATTGCTATTCTTAGTGTGAAATGCACTAGAAGGACGTGCTGCATAATGCCTGAGCAGATCATTTGATTTGGACCTTTAGTATCAGTTTGATATCAAtgtagaacaaaacaaaatgcagatATTTAGGCTGTAGTGAacgaaaaaaaaagactataatGTTGCACAGAGGCAGAAAATGTAGGGAAAACATGTTGAAAAGCAACTCTAACAGCTAAGGATGAGACACTGATTGGAGTCATGGGGTAATACTAAGAGGAGTCTGGTGTTAGGAATAAGGCGTAAAGGACAAAGGGTGAATTTCCGACAAAAAAAGCAGTGCGGAGGTGACACAAAAAGACCTCTGTGTGCTTCACTAAGCCAGAGGCTACAAGCTGAAAAGAGAGGACCATCATTTGACCGAGAAAAACACGAGGATTTCACCACATCAGGTGCTGATAAAACCGTTTCCATGTGAAAAGAACAGTTTCCCCCCGAGGCGCTGACATAAAACACAGGTTTGCCTCTAGGTAACACCTGCGATTTGGGATGAAAACGTTTTAAAAAATTGGCTTAGACAGCATGTAGATTTATAATCATGCATGTTAGAGCAGAGATCAGGCTGGTTATGAGGGCTCACATTGTGACACAGCATGCTAAATTATATTATGCTCTCCGTTATAGGAAACTGGTATGAATATGTATCATGTAAGAGGAATCTGAAACAGTCTGCCTTTTGTCAACATCCATTCACATGATTTTCCCGCAATGTGGCCTTCATACTTATAAGTGATAGTGACAACAGCCTTGAGTGAAGCACAACCAGGGAACATGTTGTAATCAACTTTTGTGCAATATTGCATAAGCTGCTCTGTTTATaggttgtttgtgtgtctttaagGCCAAGCCCCTCGCCCCAAATATGTTTACAGCACCCATAATGCACCGAGGCTACCCTGGCTTTCtatggtctgtgtgtgt
This window harbors:
- the LOC141752281 gene encoding uncharacterized protein LOC141752281, whose translation is MDVQTENTDPPPSESQSSGKSRKGFKLFGKRKPGNIFSIRSKGDGNNKSPVIRSNTSDGLSDTAPDSEQEPDTEKGQEVSQGEREQAEEEPLGEDGVMAASSAARASISSVSSAKSLSFLSLLRGGRRGAGDRRVHTVSQPASRQRRGLKALFGSVKFRSKDKEEEAPPSPLLMSSRANSVEIIKEDLTLTPKSQPRSLDSPETESWEPDKSLTTQDSAATSPSETVTPKVTAGDVSRTNEHVPPFPISETPLVPGDNSLSCLLADISSLLTFDSITGGGDVMADVEAEWGKASSPVNVPVTDFTPSSMSLFSKSTISSTAKPSPVAVPTTASTQSFTLLTKTPLTSSPKPSSIITTLTKTSTLTTHSVKLSSDSTPASEPSAIITIKSTPTHIATKPSTPVTLTSFSAHKMSSVTIKSTLSSTSTTTTTAPPYTPAAVIKAPSISPTLTCRPMASKLASEIAAPPQIIASVSKPIPVVTPTPAPAKPPPVTHSPPTPVAFTQPPPAKLDLTSTSYKPLLSSAAGESKAPVIVSPACAVTTKPSSPVPVIPSKITPVPTSTTTSGSVFVALSKPTLTSGPMDLTKTPPSLVNVPDIYPSSTPTATAKTQPSPASVPAPSSTSLDKIPPMTKPTPAPVSLDKMPPVPTPNPTPTTHAPPSTAPTPPAPAQMQVSQSKAPPAPAQIPISVSKPPPVPALIPISVTKPPPVPAQIPISVTKPPPVPAQIPISLSKEPPALAQIQVSQSKAPPVPAQIPVSVSTNLPAPVRIPVSAPTPAPCPVTSPPSTPTTWPSEAPASAKMRGSGQASVDGQLISPSSTGTQGAQTVPSKTEELHNESRTSLQGTPRESRIPLVKASGLSKIPVVGGGRAGKLPVRDSQHVDDEVSRDPPTPVLEEERPHFNSHDAGSKDKICDVEVNVPTSKHTQEESQHLPQPKVLTSLPRDSKIPVKHGAQSHTASQIPLAKEPSRTKIPVSKVPVRRAGNKPAAAQIRK